From one Macrobrachium nipponense isolate FS-2020 chromosome 37, ASM1510439v2, whole genome shotgun sequence genomic stretch:
- the LOC135209325 gene encoding LOW QUALITY PROTEIN: neuronal acetylcholine receptor subunit alpha-9-I-like (The sequence of the model RefSeq protein was modified relative to this genomic sequence to represent the inferred CDS: inserted 1 base in 1 codon): MANYDPSVRPARNSSEALSVVFGLSLHSIIDVDEKNQILTTXCWLTQVWTDAHLTWNASDFGGVRVIRVPYHRVWKPDIILYNNADSQYSSATINTNVIVSSSGSVTWLSHGIYRSSCDMNVEHFPFDIQFCKLKWASWTYDGHQVRALSEMRDTETLLFYVPSESGEKVTLGISSLLSMTVFLMTIRESLPPTEKTPLISMYYGVTICLVSFASGLSVLTLNIHHRGIRGLEVPTVVIKVVLGGMARLVFLHFELPTSVKDDKTILQNDLRPEPCGRTDSMSMEKIHIRELDVTDNFRMSPRSAQRKQMGPNNDTPTATPTATQVTEFEQHFVRVLNKVYQTIEKNEMRLGEHDRREAVRVEWQQVSLVCDRVLLACFLLSTVIATTTILFSSPHGP, from the exons GACGAGAAGAACCAGATCCTGACCA ACTGCTGGCTGACGCAGGTGTGGACAGATGCCCACCTGACGTGGAACGCCTCCGATTTCGGGGGGGTGCGTGTCATCAGGGTCCCTTACCACAGAGTCTGGAAACCGGACATAATCCTATACAACAA CGCAGACTCGCAATACAGCTCGGCCACCATCAACACCAACGTTATCGTCAGTTCGTCGGGATCTGTGACATGGCTCTCACACGGCATATACAGATCGTCGTGCGATATGAATGTCGAGCACTTCCCTTTTGATATCCAATTCTGCAAGCTGAAGTGGGCTTCGTGGACGTACGATGGTCACCAGGTAAGGGCGCTATCTGAGATGAgagacactgaga CGCTGCTGTTCTACGTTCCGAGCGAATCCGGGGAGAAGGTGACCCTGGGGATCTCGTCCCTTTTATCTATGACTGTTTTTCTCATGACGATCCGGGAGAGCCTCCCCCCGACGGAGAAGACGCCTCTCATCA GTATGTACTACGGCGTTACAATCTGCCTCGTCAGCTTCGCCTCTGGGCTGTCAGTGCTGACGCTGAACATACACCACCGGGGAATCAGAGGGCTGGAGGTTCCCACTGTGGTCATAAAAGTAGTTTTAGGAGGAATGGCCCGACTCGTCTTCCTCCATTTTGAGCTCCCGACGTCTGTCAAGGATGATAAGACCATCCTACAAAAC GATTTAAGACCCGAACCCTGCGGTCGCACGGACTCGATGAGCATGGAAAAAATCCACATCCGCGAGTTAGATGTGACAGATAACTTCCGCATGTCACCGAGATCTGCCCAGAGGAAGCAAATGGGTCCCAACAACGATACCCCGACAGCCACGCCTACAGCAACACAGGTCACAG AGTTCGAGCAGCACTTCGTCCGCGTTCTGAACAAGGTCTACCAGACGATCGAGAAGAACGAGATGCGTCTCGGAGAGCACGACAGACGGGAGGCAGTTAGGGTCGAGTGGCAACAG GTGTCCCTGGTGTGCGATCGCGTCCTCCTGGCCTGCTTCTTGCTGTCGACAGTCATAGCGACGACGACTATACTATTTTCCTCGCCCCACGGTCCTTGA